One genomic window of Biomphalaria glabrata chromosome 9, xgBioGlab47.1, whole genome shotgun sequence includes the following:
- the LOC106052403 gene encoding uncharacterized protein LOC106052403 isoform X1, producing MQHSCVTLANYGDELCQKLWKNLTVLLNSIHHEAKDVTSSSSIDGPEHNFFSIQLCVSRSFHRFSKKYISYNLNMGMKLYFLRFEKKKNWVVLDDVSTPCVDVTLITKQDDWSVAIFVDVEKDIIGCSPPKCYQITRDYLQQSSSHFSTFTFINTSSKLTGYLFAIENGAKVILDTECDALVENITGTFHINDAHQSGLMYEGAGLFNPFHHFGLTEAFPKEFWSLGRINTARNISELRNSDIYSIVDWSSVSIRQGVTVSTSTCLKYTQGNVSRPTVVNTTPVFIRNSTAASFSTGPTVFFEDVFKLLFIPPELNLEEKKAFRTRLLNEMIKGSQLLTSFYYVSTHNQPYDCAYVADASKQSLNTSCVSSSNCTNMSSCNPNDECCNDILKNVTICIMKDCLPLKDLTNMKVLISSWIDDLTKFTPKKLLHPRTITKTVYRIPQHLKMFNNITSDLEKIVSKDIVSLCGLNVTMNLHAIQKMTNPVIDDILLIIVINYNSLFPSLGFNEFLHRQYFKFIVYCVPSVEAFQTYTDREGFNYVTSIEGVAHGWEFFYECTAGAMKLGLPVQGYLQIGDDVLLNTWNIVALPRTEMSIFSKVHFKELYKKDPKSKWPHWNSIRGQRAVEKVIGELKTALNLTVEEQLEKYPRVNFTTFAERFLKNLEGNLKPNFVIYGATDIFYVPQILQNEYITITEIFRRHNCMVELVVGNIYMGLKNPFEEKYLFEGHGLWNNDRQKPWTFFDARNEIFIHPFKWLRNAKNKEGRTFACERYLPLLS from the exons ctcaatatgggtatgaagctctactttctgcgatttgaaaagaaaaa AAACTGGGTCGTACTAGATGACGTCTCTACACCTTGTGTGGATGTAACTCTGATAACCAAACAAGATGATTGGAGTGTCGCTATTTTCGTTGATGTCGAAAAAGACATTATTGGATGTAG tCCTCCCAAGTGTTATCAAATCACCAGAGATTATCTTCAACAGTCATCAAGTCATTTTTCAACTTTTACATTTATCAACACATCATCCAAATTGACTGGATATTTATTTGCTATAGAAAATGGCGCCAAGGTAATTCTAGATACCGAGTGCGACGCTTTAGTTGAAAACATCACTGGAACATTTCACATTAATGATGCACACCAATCTGGATTGATGTACGAGGGTGCGGGCTTGTTTAATCCTTTTCATCATTTTGGTCTGACCGAAGCCTTTCCCAAAGAATTTTGGTCTCTAGGTAGAATCAACACAGCTAGAAACATATCTGAACTCAGAAACTCTGATATTTACTCTATAGTAGACTGGAGCTCGGTGTCTATAAGACAAGGTGTAACTGTCTCTACCTCGACTTGCTTAAAATACACTCAAGGCAATGTAAGCCGCCCTACAGTTGTAAATACTACtccagtttttattagaaattcAACTGCAGCCTCATTCAGCACTGGACCTACAGTTTTCTTTGAGGATGTCTTCAAGTTGCTTTTTATTCCACCAGAGTTAAATTTAGAAGAGAAGAAAGCTTTCAGGACAAGATTATTAAACGAAATGATCAAAGGTTCTCAACTTTTGACGTCTTTCTATTACGTATCTACACACAATCAACCTTACGACTGTGCATACGTCGCCGATGCTAGTAAGCAGAGTTTAAATACAAGTTGTGTTTCTAGTTCTAACTGTACTAACATGTCCTCTTGTAACCCAAACGATGAATGCTGTAATGATATACTGAAGAACGTAACCATTTGCATCATGAAGGACTGTCTTCCATTGAAAGATTTGACTAACATGAAAGTACTTATCTCTTCTTGGATAGATGATCTTACAAAGTTTACGCCAAAAAAGTTATTACATCCAAGAACTATCACTAAAACGGTTTATCGTATTCCTCAGCATTTAAAAATGTTCAACAATATTACTAGTGATTTAGAGAAAATAGTTTCAAAAGACATAGTATCATTATGTGGACTTAATGTAACAATGAACTTGCACGCAATACAGAAAATGACTAATCCTGTGATAGACGATATATTGCTAATTATAGTAATAAATTATAACAGCTTGTTTCCTTCTCTTGGTTTTAATGAGTTTTTACACAGACAGTATTTTAAGTTTATCGTTTACTGTGTGCCCTCAGTAGAAGCCTTTCAGACGTACACGGATAGAGAGGGATTTAATTACGTTACTTCCATAGAAGGTGTAGCTCATGGCTGGGAATTTTTCTATGAATGCACTGCTGGCGCCATGAAGCTTGGTCTACCAGTTCAAGGCTATCTCCAGATAGGAGACGATGTCCTTCTGAATACTTGGAACATTGTTGCACTCCCTAGGACAGAAATGAGTATCTTCTCTAAGGTGCATTTTAAAGAGCTATATAAAAAAGATCCTAAAAGTAAATGGCCTCACTGGAATTCCATCAGAGGTCAGAGAGCAGTTGAAAAAGTTATTGGGGAATTAAAAACTGCTTTGAATCTTACCGTTGAGGAGCAGTTAGAGAAATACCCGCGAGTTAATTTTACGACATTCGCAGAAAGATTTCTCAAAAACTTGGAAGGTAACCTGAAGCCCAACTTTGTAATTTACGGTGCAACTGATATTTTTTACGTCCCACAAATTTTACAGAATGAGTATATTACAATCACTGAAATATTTCGAAGGCATAACTGTATGGTGGAGTTAGTAGTTGGGAATATTTACATGGGACTGAAGAATCCTTTTGAGGAAAAGTATTTGTTTGAAGGACATGGGCTTTGGAATAACGACAGACAAAAGCCATGGACTTTTTTTGATGCTAGAAATGAGATTTTTATACATCCGTTTAAATGGCTTCGCAATGCGAAAAATAAAGAAGGAAGAACGTTTGCTTGTGAAAGATATTTACCATTGCTGAGTTGA
- the LOC106052403 gene encoding uncharacterized protein LOC106052403 isoform X4: MDVTSSSSIDGPEHNFFSIQLCVSRSFHRFSKKYISYNLNMGMKLYFLRFEKKKNWVVLDDVSTPCVDVTLITKQDDWSVAIFVDVEKDIIGCSPPKCYQITRDYLQQSSSHFSTFTFINTSSKLTGYLFAIENGAKVILDTECDALVENITGTFHINDAHQSGLMYEGAGLFNPFHHFGLTEAFPKEFWSLGRINTARNISELRNSDIYSIVDWSSVSIRQGVTVSTSTCLKYTQGNVSRPTVVNTTPVFIRNSTAASFSTGPTVFFEDVFKLLFIPPELNLEEKKAFRTRLLNEMIKGSQLLTSFYYVSTHNQPYDCAYVADASKQSLNTSCVSSSNCTNMSSCNPNDECCNDILKNVTICIMKDCLPLKDLTNMKVLISSWIDDLTKFTPKKLLHPRTITKTVYRIPQHLKMFNNITSDLEKIVSKDIVSLCGLNVTMNLHAIQKMTNPVIDDILLIIVINYNSLFPSLGFNEFLHRQYFKFIVYCVPSVEAFQTYTDREGFNYVTSIEGVAHGWEFFYECTAGAMKLGLPVQGYLQIGDDVLLNTWNIVALPRTEMSIFSKVHFKELYKKDPKSKWPHWNSIRGQRAVEKVIGELKTALNLTVEEQLEKYPRVNFTTFAERFLKNLEGNLKPNFVIYGATDIFYVPQILQNEYITITEIFRRHNCMVELVVGNIYMGLKNPFEEKYLFEGHGLWNNDRQKPWTFFDARNEIFIHPFKWLRNAKNKEGRTFACERYLPLLS; the protein is encoded by the exons ctcaatatgggtatgaagctctactttctgcgatttgaaaagaaaaa AAACTGGGTCGTACTAGATGACGTCTCTACACCTTGTGTGGATGTAACTCTGATAACCAAACAAGATGATTGGAGTGTCGCTATTTTCGTTGATGTCGAAAAAGACATTATTGGATGTAG tCCTCCCAAGTGTTATCAAATCACCAGAGATTATCTTCAACAGTCATCAAGTCATTTTTCAACTTTTACATTTATCAACACATCATCCAAATTGACTGGATATTTATTTGCTATAGAAAATGGCGCCAAGGTAATTCTAGATACCGAGTGCGACGCTTTAGTTGAAAACATCACTGGAACATTTCACATTAATGATGCACACCAATCTGGATTGATGTACGAGGGTGCGGGCTTGTTTAATCCTTTTCATCATTTTGGTCTGACCGAAGCCTTTCCCAAAGAATTTTGGTCTCTAGGTAGAATCAACACAGCTAGAAACATATCTGAACTCAGAAACTCTGATATTTACTCTATAGTAGACTGGAGCTCGGTGTCTATAAGACAAGGTGTAACTGTCTCTACCTCGACTTGCTTAAAATACACTCAAGGCAATGTAAGCCGCCCTACAGTTGTAAATACTACtccagtttttattagaaattcAACTGCAGCCTCATTCAGCACTGGACCTACAGTTTTCTTTGAGGATGTCTTCAAGTTGCTTTTTATTCCACCAGAGTTAAATTTAGAAGAGAAGAAAGCTTTCAGGACAAGATTATTAAACGAAATGATCAAAGGTTCTCAACTTTTGACGTCTTTCTATTACGTATCTACACACAATCAACCTTACGACTGTGCATACGTCGCCGATGCTAGTAAGCAGAGTTTAAATACAAGTTGTGTTTCTAGTTCTAACTGTACTAACATGTCCTCTTGTAACCCAAACGATGAATGCTGTAATGATATACTGAAGAACGTAACCATTTGCATCATGAAGGACTGTCTTCCATTGAAAGATTTGACTAACATGAAAGTACTTATCTCTTCTTGGATAGATGATCTTACAAAGTTTACGCCAAAAAAGTTATTACATCCAAGAACTATCACTAAAACGGTTTATCGTATTCCTCAGCATTTAAAAATGTTCAACAATATTACTAGTGATTTAGAGAAAATAGTTTCAAAAGACATAGTATCATTATGTGGACTTAATGTAACAATGAACTTGCACGCAATACAGAAAATGACTAATCCTGTGATAGACGATATATTGCTAATTATAGTAATAAATTATAACAGCTTGTTTCCTTCTCTTGGTTTTAATGAGTTTTTACACAGACAGTATTTTAAGTTTATCGTTTACTGTGTGCCCTCAGTAGAAGCCTTTCAGACGTACACGGATAGAGAGGGATTTAATTACGTTACTTCCATAGAAGGTGTAGCTCATGGCTGGGAATTTTTCTATGAATGCACTGCTGGCGCCATGAAGCTTGGTCTACCAGTTCAAGGCTATCTCCAGATAGGAGACGATGTCCTTCTGAATACTTGGAACATTGTTGCACTCCCTAGGACAGAAATGAGTATCTTCTCTAAGGTGCATTTTAAAGAGCTATATAAAAAAGATCCTAAAAGTAAATGGCCTCACTGGAATTCCATCAGAGGTCAGAGAGCAGTTGAAAAAGTTATTGGGGAATTAAAAACTGCTTTGAATCTTACCGTTGAGGAGCAGTTAGAGAAATACCCGCGAGTTAATTTTACGACATTCGCAGAAAGATTTCTCAAAAACTTGGAAGGTAACCTGAAGCCCAACTTTGTAATTTACGGTGCAACTGATATTTTTTACGTCCCACAAATTTTACAGAATGAGTATATTACAATCACTGAAATATTTCGAAGGCATAACTGTATGGTGGAGTTAGTAGTTGGGAATATTTACATGGGACTGAAGAATCCTTTTGAGGAAAAGTATTTGTTTGAAGGACATGGGCTTTGGAATAACGACAGACAAAAGCCATGGACTTTTTTTGATGCTAGAAATGAGATTTTTATACATCCGTTTAAATGGCTTCGCAATGCGAAAAATAAAGAAGGAAGAACGTTTGCTTGTGAAAGATATTTACCATTGCTGAGTTGA
- the LOC106052403 gene encoding uncharacterized protein LOC106052403 isoform X3 → MMLQVLQALMVLSITFFLYSSVFLDLSIGSPKNILVTTREIANHPTYSQLNMGMKLYFLRFEKKKNWVVLDDVSTPCVDVTLITKQDDWSVAIFVDVEKDIIGCSPPKCYQITRDYLQQSSSHFSTFTFINTSSKLTGYLFAIENGAKVILDTECDALVENITGTFHINDAHQSGLMYEGAGLFNPFHHFGLTEAFPKEFWSLGRINTARNISELRNSDIYSIVDWSSVSIRQGVTVSTSTCLKYTQGNVSRPTVVNTTPVFIRNSTAASFSTGPTVFFEDVFKLLFIPPELNLEEKKAFRTRLLNEMIKGSQLLTSFYYVSTHNQPYDCAYVADASKQSLNTSCVSSSNCTNMSSCNPNDECCNDILKNVTICIMKDCLPLKDLTNMKVLISSWIDDLTKFTPKKLLHPRTITKTVYRIPQHLKMFNNITSDLEKIVSKDIVSLCGLNVTMNLHAIQKMTNPVIDDILLIIVINYNSLFPSLGFNEFLHRQYFKFIVYCVPSVEAFQTYTDREGFNYVTSIEGVAHGWEFFYECTAGAMKLGLPVQGYLQIGDDVLLNTWNIVALPRTEMSIFSKVHFKELYKKDPKSKWPHWNSIRGQRAVEKVIGELKTALNLTVEEQLEKYPRVNFTTFAERFLKNLEGNLKPNFVIYGATDIFYVPQILQNEYITITEIFRRHNCMVELVVGNIYMGLKNPFEEKYLFEGHGLWNNDRQKPWTFFDARNEIFIHPFKWLRNAKNKEGRTFACERYLPLLS, encoded by the exons CCgtgaaattgcaaaccacccaacttattcacagctcaatatgggtatgaagctctactttctgcgatttgaaaagaaaaa AAACTGGGTCGTACTAGATGACGTCTCTACACCTTGTGTGGATGTAACTCTGATAACCAAACAAGATGATTGGAGTGTCGCTATTTTCGTTGATGTCGAAAAAGACATTATTGGATGTAG tCCTCCCAAGTGTTATCAAATCACCAGAGATTATCTTCAACAGTCATCAAGTCATTTTTCAACTTTTACATTTATCAACACATCATCCAAATTGACTGGATATTTATTTGCTATAGAAAATGGCGCCAAGGTAATTCTAGATACCGAGTGCGACGCTTTAGTTGAAAACATCACTGGAACATTTCACATTAATGATGCACACCAATCTGGATTGATGTACGAGGGTGCGGGCTTGTTTAATCCTTTTCATCATTTTGGTCTGACCGAAGCCTTTCCCAAAGAATTTTGGTCTCTAGGTAGAATCAACACAGCTAGAAACATATCTGAACTCAGAAACTCTGATATTTACTCTATAGTAGACTGGAGCTCGGTGTCTATAAGACAAGGTGTAACTGTCTCTACCTCGACTTGCTTAAAATACACTCAAGGCAATGTAAGCCGCCCTACAGTTGTAAATACTACtccagtttttattagaaattcAACTGCAGCCTCATTCAGCACTGGACCTACAGTTTTCTTTGAGGATGTCTTCAAGTTGCTTTTTATTCCACCAGAGTTAAATTTAGAAGAGAAGAAAGCTTTCAGGACAAGATTATTAAACGAAATGATCAAAGGTTCTCAACTTTTGACGTCTTTCTATTACGTATCTACACACAATCAACCTTACGACTGTGCATACGTCGCCGATGCTAGTAAGCAGAGTTTAAATACAAGTTGTGTTTCTAGTTCTAACTGTACTAACATGTCCTCTTGTAACCCAAACGATGAATGCTGTAATGATATACTGAAGAACGTAACCATTTGCATCATGAAGGACTGTCTTCCATTGAAAGATTTGACTAACATGAAAGTACTTATCTCTTCTTGGATAGATGATCTTACAAAGTTTACGCCAAAAAAGTTATTACATCCAAGAACTATCACTAAAACGGTTTATCGTATTCCTCAGCATTTAAAAATGTTCAACAATATTACTAGTGATTTAGAGAAAATAGTTTCAAAAGACATAGTATCATTATGTGGACTTAATGTAACAATGAACTTGCACGCAATACAGAAAATGACTAATCCTGTGATAGACGATATATTGCTAATTATAGTAATAAATTATAACAGCTTGTTTCCTTCTCTTGGTTTTAATGAGTTTTTACACAGACAGTATTTTAAGTTTATCGTTTACTGTGTGCCCTCAGTAGAAGCCTTTCAGACGTACACGGATAGAGAGGGATTTAATTACGTTACTTCCATAGAAGGTGTAGCTCATGGCTGGGAATTTTTCTATGAATGCACTGCTGGCGCCATGAAGCTTGGTCTACCAGTTCAAGGCTATCTCCAGATAGGAGACGATGTCCTTCTGAATACTTGGAACATTGTTGCACTCCCTAGGACAGAAATGAGTATCTTCTCTAAGGTGCATTTTAAAGAGCTATATAAAAAAGATCCTAAAAGTAAATGGCCTCACTGGAATTCCATCAGAGGTCAGAGAGCAGTTGAAAAAGTTATTGGGGAATTAAAAACTGCTTTGAATCTTACCGTTGAGGAGCAGTTAGAGAAATACCCGCGAGTTAATTTTACGACATTCGCAGAAAGATTTCTCAAAAACTTGGAAGGTAACCTGAAGCCCAACTTTGTAATTTACGGTGCAACTGATATTTTTTACGTCCCACAAATTTTACAGAATGAGTATATTACAATCACTGAAATATTTCGAAGGCATAACTGTATGGTGGAGTTAGTAGTTGGGAATATTTACATGGGACTGAAGAATCCTTTTGAGGAAAAGTATTTGTTTGAAGGACATGGGCTTTGGAATAACGACAGACAAAAGCCATGGACTTTTTTTGATGCTAGAAATGAGATTTTTATACATCCGTTTAAATGGCTTCGCAATGCGAAAAATAAAGAAGGAAGAACGTTTGCTTGTGAAAGATATTTACCATTGCTGAGTTGA
- the LOC106052403 gene encoding uncharacterized protein LOC106052403 isoform X2, with the protein MRRRMLQVLQALMVLSITFFLYSSVFLDLSIGSPKNILVTTREIANHPTYSQLNMGMKLYFLRFEKKKNWVVLDDVSTPCVDVTLITKQDDWSVAIFVDVEKDIIGCSPPKCYQITRDYLQQSSSHFSTFTFINTSSKLTGYLFAIENGAKVILDTECDALVENITGTFHINDAHQSGLMYEGAGLFNPFHHFGLTEAFPKEFWSLGRINTARNISELRNSDIYSIVDWSSVSIRQGVTVSTSTCLKYTQGNVSRPTVVNTTPVFIRNSTAASFSTGPTVFFEDVFKLLFIPPELNLEEKKAFRTRLLNEMIKGSQLLTSFYYVSTHNQPYDCAYVADASKQSLNTSCVSSSNCTNMSSCNPNDECCNDILKNVTICIMKDCLPLKDLTNMKVLISSWIDDLTKFTPKKLLHPRTITKTVYRIPQHLKMFNNITSDLEKIVSKDIVSLCGLNVTMNLHAIQKMTNPVIDDILLIIVINYNSLFPSLGFNEFLHRQYFKFIVYCVPSVEAFQTYTDREGFNYVTSIEGVAHGWEFFYECTAGAMKLGLPVQGYLQIGDDVLLNTWNIVALPRTEMSIFSKVHFKELYKKDPKSKWPHWNSIRGQRAVEKVIGELKTALNLTVEEQLEKYPRVNFTTFAERFLKNLEGNLKPNFVIYGATDIFYVPQILQNEYITITEIFRRHNCMVELVVGNIYMGLKNPFEEKYLFEGHGLWNNDRQKPWTFFDARNEIFIHPFKWLRNAKNKEGRTFACERYLPLLS; encoded by the exons CCgtgaaattgcaaaccacccaacttattcacagctcaatatgggtatgaagctctactttctgcgatttgaaaagaaaaa AAACTGGGTCGTACTAGATGACGTCTCTACACCTTGTGTGGATGTAACTCTGATAACCAAACAAGATGATTGGAGTGTCGCTATTTTCGTTGATGTCGAAAAAGACATTATTGGATGTAG tCCTCCCAAGTGTTATCAAATCACCAGAGATTATCTTCAACAGTCATCAAGTCATTTTTCAACTTTTACATTTATCAACACATCATCCAAATTGACTGGATATTTATTTGCTATAGAAAATGGCGCCAAGGTAATTCTAGATACCGAGTGCGACGCTTTAGTTGAAAACATCACTGGAACATTTCACATTAATGATGCACACCAATCTGGATTGATGTACGAGGGTGCGGGCTTGTTTAATCCTTTTCATCATTTTGGTCTGACCGAAGCCTTTCCCAAAGAATTTTGGTCTCTAGGTAGAATCAACACAGCTAGAAACATATCTGAACTCAGAAACTCTGATATTTACTCTATAGTAGACTGGAGCTCGGTGTCTATAAGACAAGGTGTAACTGTCTCTACCTCGACTTGCTTAAAATACACTCAAGGCAATGTAAGCCGCCCTACAGTTGTAAATACTACtccagtttttattagaaattcAACTGCAGCCTCATTCAGCACTGGACCTACAGTTTTCTTTGAGGATGTCTTCAAGTTGCTTTTTATTCCACCAGAGTTAAATTTAGAAGAGAAGAAAGCTTTCAGGACAAGATTATTAAACGAAATGATCAAAGGTTCTCAACTTTTGACGTCTTTCTATTACGTATCTACACACAATCAACCTTACGACTGTGCATACGTCGCCGATGCTAGTAAGCAGAGTTTAAATACAAGTTGTGTTTCTAGTTCTAACTGTACTAACATGTCCTCTTGTAACCCAAACGATGAATGCTGTAATGATATACTGAAGAACGTAACCATTTGCATCATGAAGGACTGTCTTCCATTGAAAGATTTGACTAACATGAAAGTACTTATCTCTTCTTGGATAGATGATCTTACAAAGTTTACGCCAAAAAAGTTATTACATCCAAGAACTATCACTAAAACGGTTTATCGTATTCCTCAGCATTTAAAAATGTTCAACAATATTACTAGTGATTTAGAGAAAATAGTTTCAAAAGACATAGTATCATTATGTGGACTTAATGTAACAATGAACTTGCACGCAATACAGAAAATGACTAATCCTGTGATAGACGATATATTGCTAATTATAGTAATAAATTATAACAGCTTGTTTCCTTCTCTTGGTTTTAATGAGTTTTTACACAGACAGTATTTTAAGTTTATCGTTTACTGTGTGCCCTCAGTAGAAGCCTTTCAGACGTACACGGATAGAGAGGGATTTAATTACGTTACTTCCATAGAAGGTGTAGCTCATGGCTGGGAATTTTTCTATGAATGCACTGCTGGCGCCATGAAGCTTGGTCTACCAGTTCAAGGCTATCTCCAGATAGGAGACGATGTCCTTCTGAATACTTGGAACATTGTTGCACTCCCTAGGACAGAAATGAGTATCTTCTCTAAGGTGCATTTTAAAGAGCTATATAAAAAAGATCCTAAAAGTAAATGGCCTCACTGGAATTCCATCAGAGGTCAGAGAGCAGTTGAAAAAGTTATTGGGGAATTAAAAACTGCTTTGAATCTTACCGTTGAGGAGCAGTTAGAGAAATACCCGCGAGTTAATTTTACGACATTCGCAGAAAGATTTCTCAAAAACTTGGAAGGTAACCTGAAGCCCAACTTTGTAATTTACGGTGCAACTGATATTTTTTACGTCCCACAAATTTTACAGAATGAGTATATTACAATCACTGAAATATTTCGAAGGCATAACTGTATGGTGGAGTTAGTAGTTGGGAATATTTACATGGGACTGAAGAATCCTTTTGAGGAAAAGTATTTGTTTGAAGGACATGGGCTTTGGAATAACGACAGACAAAAGCCATGGACTTTTTTTGATGCTAGAAATGAGATTTTTATACATCCGTTTAAATGGCTTCGCAATGCGAAAAATAAAGAAGGAAGAACGTTTGCTTGTGAAAGATATTTACCATTGCTGAGTTGA
- the LOC106052403 gene encoding uncharacterized protein LOC106052403 isoform X5 has translation MRRRMLQVLQALMVLSITFFLYSSVFLDLSIGSPKNILVTTNWVVLDDVSTPCVDVTLITKQDDWSVAIFVDVEKDIIGCSPPKCYQITRDYLQQSSSHFSTFTFINTSSKLTGYLFAIENGAKVILDTECDALVENITGTFHINDAHQSGLMYEGAGLFNPFHHFGLTEAFPKEFWSLGRINTARNISELRNSDIYSIVDWSSVSIRQGVTVSTSTCLKYTQGNVSRPTVVNTTPVFIRNSTAASFSTGPTVFFEDVFKLLFIPPELNLEEKKAFRTRLLNEMIKGSQLLTSFYYVSTHNQPYDCAYVADASKQSLNTSCVSSSNCTNMSSCNPNDECCNDILKNVTICIMKDCLPLKDLTNMKVLISSWIDDLTKFTPKKLLHPRTITKTVYRIPQHLKMFNNITSDLEKIVSKDIVSLCGLNVTMNLHAIQKMTNPVIDDILLIIVINYNSLFPSLGFNEFLHRQYFKFIVYCVPSVEAFQTYTDREGFNYVTSIEGVAHGWEFFYECTAGAMKLGLPVQGYLQIGDDVLLNTWNIVALPRTEMSIFSKVHFKELYKKDPKSKWPHWNSIRGQRAVEKVIGELKTALNLTVEEQLEKYPRVNFTTFAERFLKNLEGNLKPNFVIYGATDIFYVPQILQNEYITITEIFRRHNCMVELVVGNIYMGLKNPFEEKYLFEGHGLWNNDRQKPWTFFDARNEIFIHPFKWLRNAKNKEGRTFACERYLPLLS, from the exons AAACTGGGTCGTACTAGATGACGTCTCTACACCTTGTGTGGATGTAACTCTGATAACCAAACAAGATGATTGGAGTGTCGCTATTTTCGTTGATGTCGAAAAAGACATTATTGGATGTAG tCCTCCCAAGTGTTATCAAATCACCAGAGATTATCTTCAACAGTCATCAAGTCATTTTTCAACTTTTACATTTATCAACACATCATCCAAATTGACTGGATATTTATTTGCTATAGAAAATGGCGCCAAGGTAATTCTAGATACCGAGTGCGACGCTTTAGTTGAAAACATCACTGGAACATTTCACATTAATGATGCACACCAATCTGGATTGATGTACGAGGGTGCGGGCTTGTTTAATCCTTTTCATCATTTTGGTCTGACCGAAGCCTTTCCCAAAGAATTTTGGTCTCTAGGTAGAATCAACACAGCTAGAAACATATCTGAACTCAGAAACTCTGATATTTACTCTATAGTAGACTGGAGCTCGGTGTCTATAAGACAAGGTGTAACTGTCTCTACCTCGACTTGCTTAAAATACACTCAAGGCAATGTAAGCCGCCCTACAGTTGTAAATACTACtccagtttttattagaaattcAACTGCAGCCTCATTCAGCACTGGACCTACAGTTTTCTTTGAGGATGTCTTCAAGTTGCTTTTTATTCCACCAGAGTTAAATTTAGAAGAGAAGAAAGCTTTCAGGACAAGATTATTAAACGAAATGATCAAAGGTTCTCAACTTTTGACGTCTTTCTATTACGTATCTACACACAATCAACCTTACGACTGTGCATACGTCGCCGATGCTAGTAAGCAGAGTTTAAATACAAGTTGTGTTTCTAGTTCTAACTGTACTAACATGTCCTCTTGTAACCCAAACGATGAATGCTGTAATGATATACTGAAGAACGTAACCATTTGCATCATGAAGGACTGTCTTCCATTGAAAGATTTGACTAACATGAAAGTACTTATCTCTTCTTGGATAGATGATCTTACAAAGTTTACGCCAAAAAAGTTATTACATCCAAGAACTATCACTAAAACGGTTTATCGTATTCCTCAGCATTTAAAAATGTTCAACAATATTACTAGTGATTTAGAGAAAATAGTTTCAAAAGACATAGTATCATTATGTGGACTTAATGTAACAATGAACTTGCACGCAATACAGAAAATGACTAATCCTGTGATAGACGATATATTGCTAATTATAGTAATAAATTATAACAGCTTGTTTCCTTCTCTTGGTTTTAATGAGTTTTTACACAGACAGTATTTTAAGTTTATCGTTTACTGTGTGCCCTCAGTAGAAGCCTTTCAGACGTACACGGATAGAGAGGGATTTAATTACGTTACTTCCATAGAAGGTGTAGCTCATGGCTGGGAATTTTTCTATGAATGCACTGCTGGCGCCATGAAGCTTGGTCTACCAGTTCAAGGCTATCTCCAGATAGGAGACGATGTCCTTCTGAATACTTGGAACATTGTTGCACTCCCTAGGACAGAAATGAGTATCTTCTCTAAGGTGCATTTTAAAGAGCTATATAAAAAAGATCCTAAAAGTAAATGGCCTCACTGGAATTCCATCAGAGGTCAGAGAGCAGTTGAAAAAGTTATTGGGGAATTAAAAACTGCTTTGAATCTTACCGTTGAGGAGCAGTTAGAGAAATACCCGCGAGTTAATTTTACGACATTCGCAGAAAGATTTCTCAAAAACTTGGAAGGTAACCTGAAGCCCAACTTTGTAATTTACGGTGCAACTGATATTTTTTACGTCCCACAAATTTTACAGAATGAGTATATTACAATCACTGAAATATTTCGAAGGCATAACTGTATGGTGGAGTTAGTAGTTGGGAATATTTACATGGGACTGAAGAATCCTTTTGAGGAAAAGTATTTGTTTGAAGGACATGGGCTTTGGAATAACGACAGACAAAAGCCATGGACTTTTTTTGATGCTAGAAATGAGATTTTTATACATCCGTTTAAATGGCTTCGCAATGCGAAAAATAAAGAAGGAAGAACGTTTGCTTGTGAAAGATATTTACCATTGCTGAGTTGA